The window AATCCCGCCTAGCCCCTGAGCCTTTCTTTTGCCTTGTCCCAGAATGCGTCAAGCTCCTCAAGACTGTAATCGGAGATTGATTTTCCCTCGTTACGGGCTAATTCCTCCATAATCATGAAGCGTTTTGTGAATTTCCTGCACACCATATTCAAAGCCGCGTCCGGGTCAACATTGAGCCTTCTTGCGATATTCACGGCCATGAAAAGGACATCGCCAAGCTCCTCGGCCATGTGGGCAGGGTCATTTTCCCTTGCGGCGTCTTTGAGTTCGTGAATTTCCTCGTCAAGTTTCGCGAACAATGGCTCAGTCTCTCCCGCAGGCCAGTCAAAACCGACATGTTTCACCTTTCCTTGAATCCTGTTGGCTTTAAGCAGGGGCGGAAGTCCGTCAGGGATTCCCGCAAGTATGGATGTGCTTTCGTGCTTCTCTCTGCGTTCCTCAGCTTTGATTTTCTCCCAGTTGCGTAAAACCTCGTCGCTGTCGTCGGCTTTAACGTTCCCGAAAACATGAGGGTGCCGGCGTATGAGCTTGTCGCAAATTCCCCGCACAACGTCTTTCATGTCGAACGCTCCCGAATCTTTTGCGATTGAGGCGACAAATACAACCTGAAGCAGCAAGTCTCCGGCTTCCTCGCGGATTTCGGCCATGTCGTTTTTGGTGATTGCATCGGCGAGTTCGTATGCTTCTTCTGTTATGGGAGTGCGTAAAGTTTCGAGGGTCTGCTTTCTGTCCCACGGGCAGCCGTCCGGGGCGCGGAGCCTCTCGATGATGTTCACGATTTCGTCAAAGTAATGTGAGCTTTCTATGATTGATTCCTTCTTGCCTGAAATTTTTTGTGATATTGAAATTATATCAGGTTGAGTTCTGCGCGGGCTGAGGCTGAAATGTGCAGAGTCAGAAAAGTCAATGCTTTCGCCGTCCGGCATGGAGTAATACATAGCACCGTGTCTCGTGAGCTATTCTGCGGAAAAATTACAGTGCCGGGAAATATCAAAAGTCAGTAAAAGTCATTAGTCGATAATAATAAATTCTCCCGATATGGTAAAAGAAAGTCAGTAATATAATTCTCCGTGCTGTGAGGGAAAAAGAGATACTCACAGGAAAATACAAAAGGAGAGATGTTACAATGGCAAGATACCCAATGATGAGAATGATGGATCCTGAAAGCATGATTGATACGTTCATGAGGGGATTTAATGAGCCGTTTTTCACGGAGGCATTCACGGAGGCCGGCGCAAAAACTGACCTTTACCGCAAGGACGGCAAAATCTACGCAGAGGCAGAGCTTCCCGGAATCAATCCCGATGATGTAGAGTTACATGTTTACGGCGACAGGCTCACGCTTTCGGCGGAGAAGAAATCTGAGTCAACAGAAGGCGGGAAAGACAAGAGCTATTTCCGCAGTGAGAGGCGTTACGGGAAAATAGAGCGTGTAATCTCGTTCCCCGTTGAGGCTGACCCGGAGACCGCAAAAGCAACCTTCAAGAACGGAGTCCTCACTGTCGAAATCGCAGAGAAATCCCAGGACAAAGCGCACAAGAAAGTCGCAATAACTTCCGAAGCATAACACCCCTTAACCCATTGTTACCCCCCTCCGTGAACGGTATCCCCCTAAATTAGGGCGGTATTGAGTGCAAGCGGAAGGGGGAATTTTTTTTTTGCGGCCTGTGATATGTATGATATATTACGGGTCATGATAGACATCAAAAATTTATCCCTCTCATTCGGTGAACATGTAATATTCCGGGGGCTTAACCTCCAAATCACAAACTCGGCCCGGCTCGGCATCGTCGGCGCGAACGGCGCAGGGAAAACTACCCTCCTGCGGGTAATTATGGGCGAGG of the Synergistaceae bacterium genome contains:
- a CDS encoding Hsp20/alpha crystallin family protein, giving the protein MARYPMMRMMDPESMIDTFMRGFNEPFFTEAFTEAGAKTDLYRKDGKIYAEAELPGINPDDVELHVYGDRLTLSAEKKSESTEGGKDKSYFRSERRYGKIERVISFPVEADPETAKATFKNGVLTVEIAEKSQDKAHKKVAITSEA
- the mazG gene encoding nucleoside triphosphate pyrophosphohydrolase yields the protein MPDGESIDFSDSAHFSLSPRRTQPDIISISQKISGKKESIIESSHYFDEIVNIIERLRAPDGCPWDRKQTLETLRTPITEEAYELADAITKNDMAEIREEAGDLLLQVVFVASIAKDSGAFDMKDVVRGICDKLIRRHPHVFGNVKADDSDEVLRNWEKIKAEERREKHESTSILAGIPDGLPPLLKANRIQGKVKHVGFDWPAGETEPLFAKLDEEIHELKDAARENDPAHMAEELGDVLFMAVNIARRLNVDPDAALNMVCRKFTKRFMIMEELARNEGKSISDYSLEELDAFWDKAKERLRG